Proteins from one Syngnathoides biaculeatus isolate LvHL_M chromosome 8, ASM1980259v1, whole genome shotgun sequence genomic window:
- the farsb gene encoding phenylalanine--tRNA ligase beta subunit isoform X3, with product MPTVGVKRDLLFKALGKTYTDEEFDELCFEFGLELDEITSEKEIISREQGDVKAAGASDVVLYKIDVPANRYDLLCLEGLVRGLQVFKNKLEAPRYKRISPISGEPQKLVITKETATVRPYAVAAVLRNITFTQERYESFIELQDKLHQNICRKRSLVAIGTHDLNTISGPFTYTAKPPGEISFRPLNQEKEYTATQLMSIYKTDSHLRHYLHIIEDKPVYPVIYDSNGIVLSMPPIINGDHSKITLKTKNVFIECTATDLTKAKVVLDMMVTMFSEYCSEPFTVEEAEVVNADGTTCKYPELAYRKEKLSGKFVNQKVGINESTEKIAQLLTRMCLRSQATGVGDEIEVEIPPTRSDVIHACDIMEDAAMAFGFNNITRTTPHTYTIANQFPLNKLTELLRYDLAAAGFTEALNFALCSQEDIADKLGKKISDTRAIHISNPKTAEFQVGRTTLLPGLLKTIAANRMMPLPLKLFEISDVVLKDETKDVGARNSRHIGAVYYNKSPGFEVIHGLLDRTMQLLSVKPAKGEGYHIQAADVATQLKSPSRMRFPCRKSSYRSSPHTLPPPQKQCLET from the exons ATGCCGACTGTCGGGGTAAAAAGAGATCTTCTCTTTAAAGCGTTGGGAAAGACGTATA CTGATGAGGAGTTTGACGAACTGTGTTTTGAATTTGGACTGGAGCTGGATGAAATT ACCTCAGAGAAGGAGATCATTAGTCGTGAGCAAGGTGATGTAAAGGCAGCAGGAGCATCTGATGTTGTCCTTTACAAGATCGATGTACCAGCAAACCGTTATGACCTTCTTTGTTTGGAAGGTTTGGTCCGTGGACTGCAGGTCTTCAAAAATAA GTTGGAGGCACCACGGTATAAACGTATCAGCCCCATCAGTGGGGAGCCTCAGAAGTTAGTCATCACCAAGGAG ACAGCGACTGTGCGTCCCTATGCTGTGGCAGCAGTTTTGAGAAACATCACATTTACACAGGAGCGCTATGAAAGCTTCATTGAGCTGCAGGACAAACTTCATCAGAACATCTGCAG aaaaagaagCCTGGTGGCGATCGGGACTCATGACCTGAACACAATCTCAGGTCCTTTCACATACACTGCGAAACCACCCGGAGAAATCAGCTTCAGGCCCCTCAACCAGGAAAAAGAATACACAGCCACCCAACTAATGAGCATCTACAAG ACCGACAGCCACCTGAGACATTACCTTCATATTATTGAAGACAAGCCTGTGTACCCCGTTATTTACGACAGCAATGGTATTGTCTTGTCTATGCCTCCCATCATCAATG GGGATCACTCCAAAATTACCCTGAAGACAAAGAATGTCTTTATTGAGTGCACAGCCACAGACCTGACCAAG GCAAAAGTTGTGTTGGACATGATGGTGACCATGTTCAGCGAGTATTGTTCAGAGCCTTTCAC TGTAGAAGAAGCTGAAGTGGTGAATGCTGATGGCACGACTTGCAAATATCCA GAACTGGCGTACAGGAAGGAGAAGCTGTCTGGCAAGTTTGTCAATCAAAAAGTTGGCATCAA CGAGTCAACAGAGAAGATTGCTCAGCTGCTAACTCGGATGTGCCTGCGCTCCCAGGCTACAGGTGTTGGTGATGAAATAGAGGTTGAGATCCCACCCACCCGCTCAGATGTCATCCATGCCTGTGATATCATGGAGGATGCTGCAATGGCATTTGGCTTTAACAACATCACTCGTACAACACCACATACCTACACCATAGCCAACCAA TTTCCACTGAATAAGCTGACAGAGCTGTTGAGATACGACCTTGCAGCTGCTGGTTTCACAGAAGCCCTCAACTTTGCTCTg TGCTCCCAAGAAGACATAGCAGACAAGCTTGGTAAAAAGATCTCTGATACCAGGGCAATTCACATCTCCAATCCCAAGACCGCAGAGTTCCAG GTGGGACGTACCACCTTGCTGCCAGGCCTGTTGAAAACAATTGCAGCAAACAGAATGATGCCCCTCCCCCTCAAGCTGTTTGAGATATCTGATGTTGTGCTGAAGGATGAGACCAAAG ATGTTGGTGCGAGGAACAGCCGACATATTGGTGCTGTGTACTACAACAAGAGTCCAGGCTTCGAAGTGATCCATGGCCTGCTGGATCGTACCATGCAACTGCTTTCAGTAAAACCCGCCAAGGGAGAGGGCTACCACATTCAGGCTGCAGACG TGGCCACACAGCTGAAATCCCCATCACGCATGAGGTTCCCATGCAGGAAGTCGTCATACAGAAGTTCACCACACACGCTACCACCTCCTCAAAAACAGTGTTTGGAGACTTGA
- the farsb gene encoding phenylalanine--tRNA ligase beta subunit isoform X1 yields MPTVGVKRDLLFKALGKTYTDEEFDELCFEFGLELDEITSEKEIISREQGDVKAAGASDVVLYKIDVPANRYDLLCLEGLVRGLQVFKNKLEAPRYKRISPISGEPQKLVITKETATVRPYAVAAVLRNITFTQERYESFIELQDKLHQNICRKRSLVAIGTHDLNTISGPFTYTAKPPGEISFRPLNQEKEYTATQLMSIYKTDSHLRHYLHIIEDKPVYPVIYDSNGIVLSMPPIINGDHSKITLKTKNVFIECTATDLTKAKVVLDMMVTMFSEYCSEPFTVEEAEVVNADGTTCKYPELAYRKEKLSGKFVNQKVGINESTEKIAQLLTRMCLRSQATGVGDEIEVEIPPTRSDVIHACDIMEDAAMAFGFNNITRTTPHTYTIANQFPLNKLTELLRYDLAAAGFTEALNFALCSQEDIADKLGKKISDTRAIHISNPKTAEFQVGRTTLLPGLLKTIAANRMMPLPLKLFEISDVVLKDETKDVGARNSRHIGAVYYNKSPGFEVIHGLLDRTMQLLSVKPAKGEGYHIQAADDTTFFPGRCAEIFFHGKSIGHLGVLHPHVINSFELTMPCSALEMDIEPFLGHTAEIPITHEVPMQEVVIQKFTTHATTSSKTVFGDLSTPEGLNALNGFLMDKSYIEGFVPSQADTAIFDAITTAPPPTFCHLLRWYTHIKSFHRE; encoded by the exons ATGCCGACTGTCGGGGTAAAAAGAGATCTTCTCTTTAAAGCGTTGGGAAAGACGTATA CTGATGAGGAGTTTGACGAACTGTGTTTTGAATTTGGACTGGAGCTGGATGAAATT ACCTCAGAGAAGGAGATCATTAGTCGTGAGCAAGGTGATGTAAAGGCAGCAGGAGCATCTGATGTTGTCCTTTACAAGATCGATGTACCAGCAAACCGTTATGACCTTCTTTGTTTGGAAGGTTTGGTCCGTGGACTGCAGGTCTTCAAAAATAA GTTGGAGGCACCACGGTATAAACGTATCAGCCCCATCAGTGGGGAGCCTCAGAAGTTAGTCATCACCAAGGAG ACAGCGACTGTGCGTCCCTATGCTGTGGCAGCAGTTTTGAGAAACATCACATTTACACAGGAGCGCTATGAAAGCTTCATTGAGCTGCAGGACAAACTTCATCAGAACATCTGCAG aaaaagaagCCTGGTGGCGATCGGGACTCATGACCTGAACACAATCTCAGGTCCTTTCACATACACTGCGAAACCACCCGGAGAAATCAGCTTCAGGCCCCTCAACCAGGAAAAAGAATACACAGCCACCCAACTAATGAGCATCTACAAG ACCGACAGCCACCTGAGACATTACCTTCATATTATTGAAGACAAGCCTGTGTACCCCGTTATTTACGACAGCAATGGTATTGTCTTGTCTATGCCTCCCATCATCAATG GGGATCACTCCAAAATTACCCTGAAGACAAAGAATGTCTTTATTGAGTGCACAGCCACAGACCTGACCAAG GCAAAAGTTGTGTTGGACATGATGGTGACCATGTTCAGCGAGTATTGTTCAGAGCCTTTCAC TGTAGAAGAAGCTGAAGTGGTGAATGCTGATGGCACGACTTGCAAATATCCA GAACTGGCGTACAGGAAGGAGAAGCTGTCTGGCAAGTTTGTCAATCAAAAAGTTGGCATCAA CGAGTCAACAGAGAAGATTGCTCAGCTGCTAACTCGGATGTGCCTGCGCTCCCAGGCTACAGGTGTTGGTGATGAAATAGAGGTTGAGATCCCACCCACCCGCTCAGATGTCATCCATGCCTGTGATATCATGGAGGATGCTGCAATGGCATTTGGCTTTAACAACATCACTCGTACAACACCACATACCTACACCATAGCCAACCAA TTTCCACTGAATAAGCTGACAGAGCTGTTGAGATACGACCTTGCAGCTGCTGGTTTCACAGAAGCCCTCAACTTTGCTCTg TGCTCCCAAGAAGACATAGCAGACAAGCTTGGTAAAAAGATCTCTGATACCAGGGCAATTCACATCTCCAATCCCAAGACCGCAGAGTTCCAG GTGGGACGTACCACCTTGCTGCCAGGCCTGTTGAAAACAATTGCAGCAAACAGAATGATGCCCCTCCCCCTCAAGCTGTTTGAGATATCTGATGTTGTGCTGAAGGATGAGACCAAAG ATGTTGGTGCGAGGAACAGCCGACATATTGGTGCTGTGTACTACAACAAGAGTCCAGGCTTCGAAGTGATCCATGGCCTGCTGGATCGTACCATGCAACTGCTTTCAGTAAAACCCGCCAAGGGAGAGGGCTACCACATTCAGGCTGCAGACG atACCACTTTCTTTCCTGGACGCTGTGCAGAGATCTTTTTCCATGGAAAAAGCATTGGACATCTCGGGGTCCTCCATCCACATGTCATTAACAGCTTCGAGCTGACCATGCCCTGCTCCGCCCTTGAGATGGATATCGAGCCTTTTCT TGGCCACACAGCTGAAATCCCCATCACGCATGAGGTTCCCATGCAGGAAGTCGTCATACAGAAGTTCACCACACACGCTACCACCTCCTCAAAAACAGTGTTTGGAGACTTGAGCACACCCGAGGGTCTCAATGCCCTCAATGGTTTCCTGATGGACAAAAGCTACATCGAAGGCTTTGTACCCTCTCAGGCTGACACAGCCATCTTTGATGCCATCACAACTGCTCCCCCACCAACTTTCTGCCATCTGCTGCGCTGGTACACTCACATTAAATCCTTCCACAGGGAATGA
- the farsb gene encoding phenylalanine--tRNA ligase beta subunit isoform X4, with amino-acid sequence MPTVGVKRDLLFKALGKTYTDEEFDELCFEFGLELDEITSEKEIISREQGDVKAAGASDVVLYKIDVPANRYDLLCLEGLVRGLQVFKNKLEAPRYKRISPISGEPQKLVITKETATVRPYAVAAVLRNITFTQERYESFIELQDKLHQNICRKRSLVAIGTHDLNTISGPFTYTAKPPGEISFRPLNQEKEYTATQLMSIYKTDSHLRHYLHIIEDKPVYPVIYDSNGIVLSMPPIINGDHSKITLKTKNVFIECTATDLTKAKVVLDMMVTMFSEYCSEPFTVEEAEVVNADGTTCKYPELAYRKEKLSGKFVNQKVGINESTEKIAQLLTRMCLRSQATGVGDEIEVEIPPTRSDVIHACDIMEDAAMAFGFNNITRTTPHTYTIANQFPLNKLTELLRYDLAAAGFTEALNFALCSQEDIADKLGKKISDTRAIHISNPKTAEFQVGRTTLLPGLLKTIAANRMMPLPLKLFEISDVVLKDETKDVGARNSRHIGAVYYNKSPGFEVIHGLLDRTMQLLSVKPAKGEGYHIQAADGGSLF; translated from the exons ATGCCGACTGTCGGGGTAAAAAGAGATCTTCTCTTTAAAGCGTTGGGAAAGACGTATA CTGATGAGGAGTTTGACGAACTGTGTTTTGAATTTGGACTGGAGCTGGATGAAATT ACCTCAGAGAAGGAGATCATTAGTCGTGAGCAAGGTGATGTAAAGGCAGCAGGAGCATCTGATGTTGTCCTTTACAAGATCGATGTACCAGCAAACCGTTATGACCTTCTTTGTTTGGAAGGTTTGGTCCGTGGACTGCAGGTCTTCAAAAATAA GTTGGAGGCACCACGGTATAAACGTATCAGCCCCATCAGTGGGGAGCCTCAGAAGTTAGTCATCACCAAGGAG ACAGCGACTGTGCGTCCCTATGCTGTGGCAGCAGTTTTGAGAAACATCACATTTACACAGGAGCGCTATGAAAGCTTCATTGAGCTGCAGGACAAACTTCATCAGAACATCTGCAG aaaaagaagCCTGGTGGCGATCGGGACTCATGACCTGAACACAATCTCAGGTCCTTTCACATACACTGCGAAACCACCCGGAGAAATCAGCTTCAGGCCCCTCAACCAGGAAAAAGAATACACAGCCACCCAACTAATGAGCATCTACAAG ACCGACAGCCACCTGAGACATTACCTTCATATTATTGAAGACAAGCCTGTGTACCCCGTTATTTACGACAGCAATGGTATTGTCTTGTCTATGCCTCCCATCATCAATG GGGATCACTCCAAAATTACCCTGAAGACAAAGAATGTCTTTATTGAGTGCACAGCCACAGACCTGACCAAG GCAAAAGTTGTGTTGGACATGATGGTGACCATGTTCAGCGAGTATTGTTCAGAGCCTTTCAC TGTAGAAGAAGCTGAAGTGGTGAATGCTGATGGCACGACTTGCAAATATCCA GAACTGGCGTACAGGAAGGAGAAGCTGTCTGGCAAGTTTGTCAATCAAAAAGTTGGCATCAA CGAGTCAACAGAGAAGATTGCTCAGCTGCTAACTCGGATGTGCCTGCGCTCCCAGGCTACAGGTGTTGGTGATGAAATAGAGGTTGAGATCCCACCCACCCGCTCAGATGTCATCCATGCCTGTGATATCATGGAGGATGCTGCAATGGCATTTGGCTTTAACAACATCACTCGTACAACACCACATACCTACACCATAGCCAACCAA TTTCCACTGAATAAGCTGACAGAGCTGTTGAGATACGACCTTGCAGCTGCTGGTTTCACAGAAGCCCTCAACTTTGCTCTg TGCTCCCAAGAAGACATAGCAGACAAGCTTGGTAAAAAGATCTCTGATACCAGGGCAATTCACATCTCCAATCCCAAGACCGCAGAGTTCCAG GTGGGACGTACCACCTTGCTGCCAGGCCTGTTGAAAACAATTGCAGCAAACAGAATGATGCCCCTCCCCCTCAAGCTGTTTGAGATATCTGATGTTGTGCTGAAGGATGAGACCAAAG ATGTTGGTGCGAGGAACAGCCGACATATTGGTGCTGTGTACTACAACAAGAGTCCAGGCTTCGAAGTGATCCATGGCCTGCTGGATCGTACCATGCAACTGCTTTCAGTAAAACCCGCCAAGGGAGAGGGCTACCACATTCAGGCTGCAGACG ggggcTCACTGTTTTAA
- the farsb gene encoding phenylalanine--tRNA ligase beta subunit isoform X2, translating to MPTVGVKRDLLFKALGKTYTDEEFDELCFEFGLELDEITSEKEIISREQGDVKAAGASDVVLYKIDVPANRYDLLCLEGLVRGLQVFKNKLEAPRYKRISPISGEPQKLVITKETATVRPYAVAAVLRNITFTQERYESFIELQDKLHQNICRKRSLVAIGTHDLNTISGPFTYTAKPPGEISFRPLNQEKEYTATQLMSIYKTDSHLRHYLHIIEDKPVYPVIYDSNGIVLSMPPIINGDHSKITLKTKNVFIECTATDLTKAKVVLDMMVTMFSEYCSEPFTVEEAEVVNADGTTCKYPELAYRKEKLSGKFVNQKVGINESTEKIAQLLTRMCLRSQATGVGDEIEVEIPPTRSDVIHACDIMEDAAMAFGFNNITRTTPHTYTIANQFPLNKLTELLRYDLAAAGFTEALNFALCSQEDIADKLGKKISDTRAIHISNPKTAEFQVGRTTLLPGLLKTIAANRMMPLPLKLFEISDVVLKDETKDVGARNSRHIGAVYYNKSPGFEVIHGLLDRTMQLLSVKPAKGEGYHIQAADDTTFFPGRCAEIFFHGKSIGHLGVLHPHVINSFELTMPCSALEMDIEPFL from the exons ATGCCGACTGTCGGGGTAAAAAGAGATCTTCTCTTTAAAGCGTTGGGAAAGACGTATA CTGATGAGGAGTTTGACGAACTGTGTTTTGAATTTGGACTGGAGCTGGATGAAATT ACCTCAGAGAAGGAGATCATTAGTCGTGAGCAAGGTGATGTAAAGGCAGCAGGAGCATCTGATGTTGTCCTTTACAAGATCGATGTACCAGCAAACCGTTATGACCTTCTTTGTTTGGAAGGTTTGGTCCGTGGACTGCAGGTCTTCAAAAATAA GTTGGAGGCACCACGGTATAAACGTATCAGCCCCATCAGTGGGGAGCCTCAGAAGTTAGTCATCACCAAGGAG ACAGCGACTGTGCGTCCCTATGCTGTGGCAGCAGTTTTGAGAAACATCACATTTACACAGGAGCGCTATGAAAGCTTCATTGAGCTGCAGGACAAACTTCATCAGAACATCTGCAG aaaaagaagCCTGGTGGCGATCGGGACTCATGACCTGAACACAATCTCAGGTCCTTTCACATACACTGCGAAACCACCCGGAGAAATCAGCTTCAGGCCCCTCAACCAGGAAAAAGAATACACAGCCACCCAACTAATGAGCATCTACAAG ACCGACAGCCACCTGAGACATTACCTTCATATTATTGAAGACAAGCCTGTGTACCCCGTTATTTACGACAGCAATGGTATTGTCTTGTCTATGCCTCCCATCATCAATG GGGATCACTCCAAAATTACCCTGAAGACAAAGAATGTCTTTATTGAGTGCACAGCCACAGACCTGACCAAG GCAAAAGTTGTGTTGGACATGATGGTGACCATGTTCAGCGAGTATTGTTCAGAGCCTTTCAC TGTAGAAGAAGCTGAAGTGGTGAATGCTGATGGCACGACTTGCAAATATCCA GAACTGGCGTACAGGAAGGAGAAGCTGTCTGGCAAGTTTGTCAATCAAAAAGTTGGCATCAA CGAGTCAACAGAGAAGATTGCTCAGCTGCTAACTCGGATGTGCCTGCGCTCCCAGGCTACAGGTGTTGGTGATGAAATAGAGGTTGAGATCCCACCCACCCGCTCAGATGTCATCCATGCCTGTGATATCATGGAGGATGCTGCAATGGCATTTGGCTTTAACAACATCACTCGTACAACACCACATACCTACACCATAGCCAACCAA TTTCCACTGAATAAGCTGACAGAGCTGTTGAGATACGACCTTGCAGCTGCTGGTTTCACAGAAGCCCTCAACTTTGCTCTg TGCTCCCAAGAAGACATAGCAGACAAGCTTGGTAAAAAGATCTCTGATACCAGGGCAATTCACATCTCCAATCCCAAGACCGCAGAGTTCCAG GTGGGACGTACCACCTTGCTGCCAGGCCTGTTGAAAACAATTGCAGCAAACAGAATGATGCCCCTCCCCCTCAAGCTGTTTGAGATATCTGATGTTGTGCTGAAGGATGAGACCAAAG ATGTTGGTGCGAGGAACAGCCGACATATTGGTGCTGTGTACTACAACAAGAGTCCAGGCTTCGAAGTGATCCATGGCCTGCTGGATCGTACCATGCAACTGCTTTCAGTAAAACCCGCCAAGGGAGAGGGCTACCACATTCAGGCTGCAGACG atACCACTTTCTTTCCTGGACGCTGTGCAGAGATCTTTTTCCATGGAAAAAGCATTGGACATCTCGGGGTCCTCCATCCACATGTCATTAACAGCTTCGAGCTGACCATGCCCTGCTCCGCCCTTGAGATGGATATCGAGCCTTTTCTGTGA